The genome window TTTAACTTCCAATATCTCCATGCTGTCTAAATTTGATGCTTACAGCGTAGCAAATTTAATAACTGTTTAAAACAAATTTATGTATATTTTCTCTTTTACAAGCCCTCAAATTTGACGTAAATTCGAGCGTCAAATTTTATACATTTAAAACCGAAACCGCCGAAAGAGAAAAATGGATAGAAATTTTAGTAAAGCAAGAACGCAAGGCATCCTCGGCGCAGTTTGCGTCCTGTGTGCGAGCGCGAGTTTTCTAGCGAGCGATCAGAGCCTGTTTTGGATCGTTCGCACGCTAGCGTGGCTGTTTGCGCTGACGTTTTTCCACTACGCGCTTATCCGCGCGCAGGAGCTGTCAAGCTCAAACGTCTTTACTATCTTTAAATACGCCTACAACGGCTTTTTAGCGGTGATCCTCTGCACGGTCGCGCTCTACGTTTTTGACGAAAATTATCTAAGCCTCATCTCCGACGTCATCATCCCGCTTGCCGTATTTGCCGTCTCTATCGCGTGGGTCGTCATAAATCTCAAACTCGCAAAAGCCTCAGGCTGCGCGCTTTTTAGCGTTTATGCGTGGATGCTTGCCGCTAGCCTGGGCGCAAACTTCACCTACGGCATGCTAGAGGTCCTCTCGCCCGTCCTCATCGTCCCTATCGTCAAATTCGTGCCCCTTGCAAACGCGCTCTTTGATCTAGCAACCTCGGGCGTCTTGCTCGCGGCGTGGATCAGCGCGGAAAATTTCTCAAACGAGCAAAATGAAATCGAGATAAATTTAACCAAACAGCGCGGCGATAGGCTAAATTTAAACGCCCAAAGCGCAAACGAACCAAATTTTAGCACTCAACACGAGCGAGCGACGGAGCTCAAATTTGACGCCGAGCAAATCAAAATAAATAGATAAAATCTGCCCGAAAGGATAAACATGCAAGAGACATCATATAACCAAAAGGTTCTAAAAGAAGCCAAAAGGCAAGGCATAATATCATGCTGGTTTTTGCTAGCCAACTTTGCCGCATCGTTTTTGATAGCGGTTTACAAAGCCTTTACGCAACCGCATACTTTCGAGCAACTGCAAAACTTAGAGCTAATAGATAGCGCAATCACCAACCTATCGGCGCTAGCAGCTACCGTTTATATGTGGCTTGCCCTTAAAAAGCTAGCCGAGATTTATGATACCGATGTTTATGAAATCTTCATAAAAACCGTAATCATAGCCGTATTAGTGATTCTCCTCTCGATAGTGCTTAGCCTAAAAGGAATTACGCCAGGTATCAGTAAAGTCATTAGCTACGCATTGATAGGTCTTGCCGTATATTTTTTCATACTCTGGTTTAAGCTAAATTTTGGTCTGGCCAAAATTACGAAAAACAAGCTTTTTAAGACTTACGTATTTTTCACTATCGCTAGCATCATCGTTGGAGCAACGATAAAAACTCTAGCAATGTTTGGCTTTTTTGGAGGGGGTCTATATATGTTAGCCGCGGCGTTAAGCATCGCGATACTCTACGTGCTACCGACTGCGTTTTATCTATACGCCTGGACTATGATAAAGGAGGAATAAGATGAGAGAAAACGAACAAAATTTGACCGAAGATAAAGCCCAAATCATCGAAAAAGCAAAGCAAGAGGGAATGCTTTCGGCTTGTTTTATGTCTTTTACGGTTTTGGTGCTTTACGTTGAGGATTTTTTTCCGAAACTTCAAGAAAAGCATGGCTGGACGGCGATAAGCATACTTGCGCTCGTCTATCTTTACAAAGCGCTTAAAAAGCTCCAGCCTATGTGCGAGACTAACCTCATGCGGCCGTTTCACGCGTATTGGTTGCTAGGGATTGCTACGGCGGCGGCCCTGCTAGCCGGGATACTTTACGATCCTATTTTTACGCTTTTGTTTCTTGTTTTACTTGTGGTTACGATGATTTTTTGGACGATTTTAAACTTTAGACTATCGCGCATCACGCAAAATCCGCTATTTAAATTTCACTCCGTCATGCTCATAGTCTCTGTCGTATCTAGCTTCACGGTGCTTTTTCTAAAAGAAAGCCCGGGCTCCGTGCTTTACTTTACTACGCGGACGCCGCGATAACGGCGACGGCTCAAGCTCTGCTCGTGGGCGCATGGTGCGGCGTGGATGACGTGGAGGATGTTTAAATTTGGCTATAAAATGCGCGAGTAACGGCTCTGCGAGGCTTAAATTTGATCTGCCGAGCACCGGTGAAATTTGGCAAATTTGAGTTAAATTTTAGCCCCGTTCGGCTTTGTTAGATTTATAGTAGCCACTCACAAATTTATTTTTATAAAATAGGCAAACGCCGATTTTACCGTCGTTCGCATCAAAAAGGCGCGGGTTTGGCTGCCCGCGTATAAATTTAACATCCGAGTCAAATTTGACTTATTTAGGCAAAATCTCGCGAGGCCGTTTGCCGCGCCGCACGTCAAATTTGACCCAAACTTGCCCTGCCCTATCCGTTCATCTTGGATAGCTTCTCGTTTTTGAGATTTGCCTCCATCTGGCGTATCTCATCCTCGCCGCTCCTTACGATGCCTTCGTCGCACTCAAAGTTTTTGGCGTCTATTTTTTTCGGATAATCGACGTTTGCCAGGATATGCCTAAAAAGGTTTATGCGAGCCTGCTTTTTGCTATCCGAGACGATGATCGTCCACGGACAAAACGGCGTGTTTGAGGCTAGCAGCATGGAGTACTTGGCGATGGTGTACTGATCCCATAGCTCCTGGCTTTTTTCATCCACGGGCGAAATTTTAAACTGCTTGAGCGGGTCGGTGAGGCGCTCTTTGAAGCGCTTTTTTTGCTCCTCTTTTGAAACCGAGAGGTAAAATTTAAAAAAAATAATGCCCGAGTTTTTGATCATCTCCTCAAATTTAGGCACTTCGCGCAAAAACTCCTTGTGCTCTTCTTGCGTGCAAAAGCCCATCACCGGCTCCACGCCAGCGCGGTTGTACCACGAGCGGTCAAAGATCACGATCTCGCCGGCACTCGGCAAATGCGCGACGTAACGCTGGAAATACCACTGCGAGCGCTCGACGTCGCTTGGCTTTTCAAGCGCCACGATGCGGCATCCGCGCGGATTTAGATGCTCGGTTAGGCGCTTTATCGAGCCGCCCTTACCCGCCGCGTCGCGCCCCTCGATGATGATGAGTACGCGCAGACCCTGCTCTTTTACGTGATTTTGAAATTTTAAAAGCTCGATTTGCAGCTTTCGAAGCTCGTGCTCGTAGTCGAATTTCACGCTATCTGTGCCGTTTTTACTCACTCTAAACCTCCTTTGGGTATTTTTAAAATGTTACTATCAAATAATTAAAATTTAGCTAAAATACGCCTCTTAATTTAACATTTAACGCTGACTTTATGGGAGCTTGTGTAAAATACGACAAAAATTTCAAGGAATATTATGATTTTTAGGATGATTTTTACGGCGATTCTGACTTGCTGCGCTATGTTTGCCGAACCGCTTTCGGTCAAAGAAGCCTTCGGCCTCACCGCGCACGCCGACGAGCAAAACGTCGAGTTTAGATTCGCCCCGGCGCCAAATATCCATGTCTATAAAGACAGCCTAGCAGCGAGCCTAGGCGATAAAATTTTAAACTCGCATCTAAACTTCCCAAAAGGCGAAATTTACGACGAACGCGAGGTTTATACGGGTAAATTTAGCCTTTTCGTACCGATAAATTTGCTAAAAGGGCTTAGTGGCGGCGAAAATTTCACTCTAAAGCTCGAATACCAAGGCTGCGCCAAAGACGGCATCTGCTACCAACCGCAAATACTCAAATTTAGCGTCAAAAAGGGTCTTGGCGGCTACTCCGTCGCGCAGATCATAGAGGCCGCCGAGCCTGATTTTGTAAGCTCGCAAGCCCCGCTTTCTGAGCAAGACTCCATCGCCGCAAGCCTTAGCAGCGCAAATTTCCTCCTCTCGCTCGCCACGTTTTTTGGCTACGGGTTGCTACTCTCGCTCACGCCTTGCATCTTTCCGATGATCCCGATCCTATCATCTATCATCGTCTCAAAACAAGCTAGCAGCGCGCATGACGGCAAAAACAGTGCCGTAAATTTAAGTGCGTCAGACGCAAACTCGCACAAATTTGACAGCGACAACCAGCACGCTAAAAATGGCAACAGTAAAAACCCTCGCGCCACGAGCGGCTTTTCCCTCTCTCTTATCTACGTTTTTGCGATGGCGTGCGCCTACGCGGTCGCAGGCGTAGCGGCTAGCGTTTTTGGCTCGGGTGTACAAAGCGCGCTACAAACCCCGGCCGTACTGATCAGCTTTAGCCTCGTTTTCGTCGCGCTCGCGCTTTCGATGTTCGGACTTTACGAGCTTCAGATGCCGCTTGCTATGCAAAATGCGCTTAGCAAAAAAGCCCAAAGCAAAGGCGGCATAATCGGCGTTTTTGCGATGGGATTTTTATCCGCGCTCATCGCTAGCCCCTGCGTCGCCGCGCCTCTTGCGGGCGCGCTGCTTTATATCGCGCAGAGCGGAAACGCGCTGTTTGGCGGGCTTGCGCTCTTTACGATGGGGCTTGGCATGGGCGTGCCGCTACTGCTGATCGGGGCGAGCTCGGGTAAAATTTTGCCGCGACCGGGCGCGTGGATGGATAAAATCAAGACGCTTTTTGGCTTTATCATGCTGATAATGGCGGTTTGGCTGAGCGCACGCGTGCTGGGCGCTATGGCGGAGCTACTACTTTACGGCGTCATCGGCGTGTTTGCTAGTGTATTTTTCGGAGCTTTTGATACGACAAGTAGCGAGCAAAGCGGCGGCAAAAAGCTACTAAAAGGTACGGCGCTGCTAGCCTTTATCTACTCCGTCTTGCTGATCGTAGGCTCGTTTTCGGGCGCAAAATCGGCGCTAAATCCACTCGAGGGCTTTAAAAATACAGGCGGCGCAGGCGTAAATTTGAGTAAAAACGAGCCAAATTTTATCACAGTGTCAAATTTGACAGAGCTAGAAAATGCAATAAAAAGCTCGTCCAAACCTGTACTGATCGACTTTTATGCGACTTGGTGCGCTAGCTGCAACGAGCTTGACGAGATCACATTTAAAGACGAAGCCGTGCTTAATAAGTTAGCAAATTTCACTCTTTTGCGCATAGATGTGACAAAAAATAGTAATGACGATGCGCAGATAATGAGAAAATTCGGACTCATCGGACCGCCTGCAATCCTATTTTTCCGCACCAACAGCGACGCGCAAGATGAGCTAAAAAACGCGCGCCTCATCGGCTTTTATCCGCCCGAAAAATTTTTAGCCCATCTTGAAAAATTCGGGCTGTGAAATTTGCGTGGCGATTTTTGCGGTTTTATTCTTAAAATTTGAGATAATTAAAGCTGATTTAAATTTCGCTCGCTATAATTTCGCCTATCGTTACCCTGTAGTTTAGTGGTAGAACTGCTGACTCTGGATCAGCTAACAGAGGTTCGAATCCTTTCAGGGTAACCATCTAATCCTTTTAAATCCCCAAAATACGGTACTATTGATTTTTGTTAAAACTATACCACCAACGCTCTATTACGCCACCGGTTGGCATAGTTAGGTGATTGCAGTATTAAAGCTTGGCATGGTAGAATTGTCTATCAAACTTTAAGCCTCTCGTCGACCCTACTCCGCCGTTTTTGAAAAGGTAAATATCTTTTTAAGTTTTACAAGCCCGAGCTTCACGCCGCTATACCTCATTATCTTTGCCATCTGCGTCCATCTAGGCTTTTCATAGCACGGATGCGGACACTTGCGGCAGCTTGGCTTAACATCGTGCGAACAGGCCAAAAGCCGCTCGTGAGCGTAGAAAAACAGCTGTTCACACTCGGTGCAAAGCTGCGTTCGTACGCTATTATTTAAATTTTCGCCCTTATATGTTAGCTCCAAATCTATCTCTCGCTTCGGCTCTAGTGCGTGTTTATCAGTGCAATAAGTCTGCAAAAATTTCGCCAAAGTCGTGACCTGTTCGGTAAATTTCTCATTCGTCATGCATTTTTCCTTTGGGCAAATTTACCAAATTTCTGGGGTTTCGGCGTTAATCTAACTCAATGCCAAATTTCGCTCGCGCCCTTTGCAGATCCTCCTCGCAGTCGATACCGATGCTGTCGCTTTGCACTTCGAGCATGAGGATTTTCTCGCCGTTTGATAGAGCGCGCAGTTGCTCGAGCTTTTCGGTATTTTCGAGAGTCGACGGCGCAAATGAGCAAAATCTTTTTAAATTTACCGCGCCGTAGCCGTAGATGCCCAGATGCGCCTTGTATGCGTCAAACGGTGTGCGGTCAAACGGGATGCGCGAGCGCGAGAAATAAAGCGCGTAGCCAGCGTCGTCGGTCACTACTTTGACCAGGTTTTTATCGTCCGCTAGCTCGCCGCCGACAAATTTAAAACACGAAAACATAAATGCTCTCTCCGCGTTTTTCTCGCAAAATTCTCTAAATTTTACGATATTTTCAGGCTCGATAAAGGGCTCATCGGCCTGCACGTTTATGATGATTTCGCTATCTTTGACGCCGAGTATTCCCGCTGCTTCGTTGATACGGTCGGTTCCGCTTTGATGCGCCTGGCTCGTCATCACGGCTTTAAAGCCGAATTTTTGCGCGATCTCCGCCACGCCCTCGTCGTCTGCAGCGATCACGACCTCGTCAGCCGCGCTCACCCTGCGCGCTGTAGCGACAAACATCGGTACGCCGTTTATTTCGCGTAAAATTTTATTAGGCATTCGCGTCGAGGCAAGCCTTGCAGGGATGATGATCATCGCTCGATCCAAGCTAAAATTTTAGCTTCTATATCGCTTTTTGCGGCGATTTCGTTGTGTACGGCGGCTTTTGCAAATAGCGATCTTATCGCGACGGGCACTTCGTCGTTAAACTCTGCCGCCAAGGCCTCGAGCCCGCTTTTTTCGTCTTTTAGAGTTTCGTTTTTTAGCGCCTTAAACATACTCGGAGCAAATTTGACCCAGTGCGCGGTCGACGTTATCACGGCCTGGCGCATTAAATTTGCTGCTACTTTAAAGCACGTAGCCGTATGCGGATCGACTGCGACGTCTTTTGCCGCCCACTCTTTTATAAATTTCTCGCACTCCTCGTCGCTACAGAAATCAGCGTCAAAGTCCTCTTTTAGCGCGTTTAGTTCGCTGCTTGAAAGCTCGTAAAAACCATCGCTCGCGAGTTTGTCCATCAGCTCTTTGGTTCTCACGGCGCCGAATTTATCAAAAAGCAACCTCTCGACGTTTGATGAGACCAGGATATCCATCGCAGGGCTGATCGTCTTAACCAAACTTTTGCCGCGCAGATCGTATCGCCCCTGCGTAAAAAACTCGGTCAGGATGTTGTTTGCGTTTGAGACGATTTTGATTTTGCCGATTTTCGCGCCCATTTTTTTGGCGTAGTATGCGCCTAGTGCGTTGCCGAAGTTGCCGCTAGGCACGACGATGTCAAACTCGCCCTTTAGCTCGCCCGTTTTTAGCAGATAAACGTAGGCATAAACGTGATAGATGATCTGAAATAAAATTCGGCCGAAATTTACCGAATTTGCCGCCGAGAGCGATAGTCCGGCAGCGCTTAGGCGCTCTTTAAATTTCTCGCTAGCCAGCAGGCTTTTTAGCGCGCGCTGCGCATCGTCGAAGTTGCCCTCGATGCCGATTACTTTGAGGTTTTCGGCGTCAGCGTTTATCATTTGTAGGCGCTGTACCTCGCTCGTGCCGTCTTTTGGGTAGAGGCAGACGACTTTGACGCCCGGCGCGTTCGCGAATGTCTCTAGCGTCGCAGGTCCCGTGTCGCCGCTAGTCGCGCACATTATGAGGTATTTTTCGCCTCTTTTTGCGGCCAGCTCGCTAAGTAGCGCGCCAAACGGCTGTAGCGCCATATCCTTAAACGCGCGGGTAGGCCCGTGATAAAGCTCGTTTATGTAGAGGTTTTCGCCGATTTTTCGCACCTGCACGGGATTTTGCGGATCGTCAAATCTCTCGTACCGCTTCACCGCCCGCTCAAACATCGCCGCATCCGCGTCAAATCCAAATTTCTCTATGATCTTTAGAGCGATTTGCGCGTATGTTAAATTTACCGCCTCTGCAAAGAAATTTGCGTCCAGCTGCGGTAGCTGCGTCGGTGCGTATAGCCCGCCGTGAGCGGAGCTGGGGCTCAGTAGCGCCTGGATAAATTCCACACTTTTTAGGCTCTCGCCCTCGCTTGCTCTAGTTTGAAATAGCTTCATTTACTTTCCTTTTTTATCCATTTTTTGTATTTTTTGCTAGCTTTATCCGCCTTAAAAGCGACTATCTCAGGCAGATCGTAGTCGTGATGTTTCGCGATAAATTTAGCGACTTTTTTAAATTTGACCGCGGTTTTTACGAGCAAAACCCGCTCCTTTTCATCCTTTATCTCGCCGTCCCAAAAATAAACGCTATTTGCCTTAAAAACGCTGATGCAAGCGGCAAATTTAGCTTTTACGAGCTTTTTGGCTAGAGTTTTAGCCGCGGCCTTATCGGCGCAAGAAGTTAGTACGAATTTCATTAAAGCGTCCTAAAATTTTTAGGAGATTATAGAATTTTCTCTTTGATAATTCGTTTAAATTTATCCGCCAGCGTCGTTTTTAGCGCGATAACGGAGAGCGGCAGGCCAAACTCCTCCATCTTTACGGCATCTTTTCGCGTAACCAAAAGGGAGGTCGCGCCGTAGCGGGTTAGGATTTCTACCAGCTCATCCCGCGAAAACGCGTAGTGATCGGGATATATCTCGCACCCGATGCAAAGGCTAAAATAAGGCTCCAGGCGCTGCGGATTTGCGATAGCGGTGACCAAAACCATCTTTGGAGTCGGGTTTAAAATTTCGCTTGTGCGAGTAAAATCCTCGCCCTCTTTTACGACGTAGTCGGCTTTGGCGTAAAATTTGCTCGGGTAGCGATACGCGCCGCTAGGTAGGACGAAATCAAAATAAGGCTTTGAGGACGGGCGGATTAGGACGTTAAATTTTTTGATGTGAAATTTGCCAAAGCCATCATCGAGCAACACGTACTTTGTGCCTAAATTTAGGGCTTCTTTTATCGCGACGTCGCGGTTTTCGCTCACGATGACGTTTGCGTTTTTTACGCTTTTTGCGTACT of Campylobacter showae contains these proteins:
- the cutA gene encoding divalent-cation tolerance protein CutA, whose protein sequence is MKFVLTSCADKAAAKTLAKKLVKAKFAACISVFKANSVYFWDGEIKDEKERVLLVKTAVKFKKVAKFIAKHHDYDLPEIVAFKADKASKKYKKWIKKESK
- the thrC gene encoding threonine synthase; this translates as MKLFQTRASEGESLKSVEFIQALLSPSSAHGGLYAPTQLPQLDANFFAEAVNLTYAQIALKIIEKFGFDADAAMFERAVKRYERFDDPQNPVQVRKIGENLYINELYHGPTRAFKDMALQPFGALLSELAAKRGEKYLIMCATSGDTGPATLETFANAPGVKVVCLYPKDGTSEVQRLQMINADAENLKVIGIEGNFDDAQRALKSLLASEKFKERLSAAGLSLSAANSVNFGRILFQIIYHVYAYVYLLKTGELKGEFDIVVPSGNFGNALGAYYAKKMGAKIGKIKIVSNANNILTEFFTQGRYDLRGKSLVKTISPAMDILVSSNVERLLFDKFGAVRTKELMDKLASDGFYELSSSELNALKEDFDADFCSDEECEKFIKEWAAKDVAVDPHTATCFKVAANLMRQAVITSTAHWVKFAPSMFKALKNETLKDEKSGLEALAAEFNDEVPVAIRSLFAKAAVHNEIAAKSDIEAKILAWIER
- the kdsB gene encoding 3-deoxy-manno-octulosonate cytidylyltransferase, whose protein sequence is MIIIPARLASTRMPNKILREINGVPMFVATARRVSAADEVVIAADDEGVAEIAQKFGFKAVMTSQAHQSGTDRINEAAGILGVKDSEIIINVQADEPFIEPENIVKFREFCEKNAERAFMFSCFKFVGGELADDKNLVKVVTDDAGYALYFSRSRIPFDRTPFDAYKAHLGIYGYGAVNLKRFCSFAPSTLENTEKLEQLRALSNGEKILMLEVQSDSIGIDCEEDLQRARAKFGIELD
- the dsbD gene encoding protein-disulfide reductase DsbD, with protein sequence MIFRMIFTAILTCCAMFAEPLSVKEAFGLTAHADEQNVEFRFAPAPNIHVYKDSLAASLGDKILNSHLNFPKGEIYDEREVYTGKFSLFVPINLLKGLSGGENFTLKLEYQGCAKDGICYQPQILKFSVKKGLGGYSVAQIIEAAEPDFVSSQAPLSEQDSIAASLSSANFLLSLATFFGYGLLLSLTPCIFPMIPILSSIIVSKQASSAHDGKNSAVNLSASDANSHKFDSDNQHAKNGNSKNPRATSGFSLSLIYVFAMACAYAVAGVAASVFGSGVQSALQTPAVLISFSLVFVALALSMFGLYELQMPLAMQNALSKKAQSKGGIIGVFAMGFLSALIASPCVAAPLAGALLYIAQSGNALFGGLALFTMGLGMGVPLLLIGASSGKILPRPGAWMDKIKTLFGFIMLIMAVWLSARVLGAMAELLLYGVIGVFASVFFGAFDTTSSEQSGGKKLLKGTALLAFIYSVLLIVGSFSGAKSALNPLEGFKNTGGAGVNLSKNEPNFITVSNLTELENAIKSSSKPVLIDFYATWCASCNELDEITFKDEAVLNKLANFTLLRIDVTKNSNDDAQIMRKFGLIGPPAILFFRTNSDAQDELKNARLIGFYPPEKFLAHLEKFGL
- the ppk2 gene encoding polyphosphate kinase 2 produces the protein MSKNGTDSVKFDYEHELRKLQIELLKFQNHVKEQGLRVLIIIEGRDAAGKGGSIKRLTEHLNPRGCRIVALEKPSDVERSQWYFQRYVAHLPSAGEIVIFDRSWYNRAGVEPVMGFCTQEEHKEFLREVPKFEEMIKNSGIIFFKFYLSVSKEEQKKRFKERLTDPLKQFKISPVDEKSQELWDQYTIAKYSMLLASNTPFCPWTIIVSDSKKQARINLFRHILANVDYPKKIDAKNFECDEGIVRSGEDEIRQMEANLKNEKLSKMNG
- a CDS encoding nitrous oxide-stimulated promoter family protein — translated: MTNEKFTEQVTTLAKFLQTYCTDKHALEPKREIDLELTYKGENLNNSVRTQLCTECEQLFFYAHERLLACSHDVKPSCRKCPHPCYEKPRWTQMAKIMRYSGVKLGLVKLKKIFTFSKTAE
- a CDS encoding tetraacyldisaccharide 4'-kinase, with amino-acid sequence MFKRKIYAFAQEYFYAPNLWQKCLAIALLPLSVLYCAGVILKAKFSKALDFGIPIISIGNLTLGGSGKTPLGIAILNEFEGGCVILRGYGRASSGLVKVAISGEILVGVTASGDEAMEYAKSVKNANVIVSENRDVAIKEALNLGTKYVLLDDGFGKFHIKKFNVLIRPSSKPYFDFVLPSGAYRYPSKFYAKADYVVKEGEDFTRTSEILNPTPKMVLVTAIANPQRLEPYFSLCIGCEIYPDHYAFSRDELVEILTRYGATSLLVTRKDAVKMEEFGLPLSVIALKTTLADKFKRIIKEKIL